A single genomic interval of Amycolatopsis albispora harbors:
- a CDS encoding exonuclease SbcCD subunit D: MKVLHTSDWHVGRTFHGTDLLAEQEAVLTHLAELVSAEAVDVVLVAGDVYDRAVPSAEAVRAATKGLELIREAGARVVITPGNHDSAARLGAFAGFAAAGGLYLRTTIEELHEPVLFEDAHGLIACYGIPYLEPEPARHALGVPEAKGHTGVLTEAMRRIREDLATRPAGTRSIVLAHAFVSGAAPSESERTIAVGGVEDVDGAVFDGVDYVALGHLHGPQVLADHLRYSGSPLAYSFSETQQRKSVWLVEFDAAGLAEVRRHELPVPRKLATLRGKLEELLESPEHTEIEECYLSVTLTDEVRPIDAMRKLRARFAYAVHLEWEPEGGRATGELKYSEAIRGRSDLEIASTFVADCRGAAPNESERALLTRALEEAGKLEAVGPEL; this comes from the coding sequence ATGAAGGTCCTGCACACCTCGGACTGGCACGTCGGGCGCACCTTCCACGGCACCGACCTGCTGGCCGAGCAGGAGGCCGTGCTGACCCACCTCGCCGAGCTGGTCTCGGCCGAGGCGGTCGACGTCGTGCTCGTCGCCGGGGACGTCTACGACCGCGCGGTGCCCTCCGCCGAGGCCGTGCGGGCCGCCACCAAGGGCCTGGAGCTGATCCGCGAAGCCGGTGCGCGCGTGGTGATCACGCCGGGCAACCACGACTCCGCCGCCCGGCTGGGCGCGTTCGCCGGGTTCGCCGCGGCCGGTGGGCTGTACCTGCGCACCACCATCGAGGAACTGCACGAGCCGGTGCTCTTCGAGGACGCCCACGGCCTCATCGCCTGCTACGGAATCCCTTACCTGGAGCCGGAACCGGCCCGTCACGCGCTCGGTGTGCCGGAGGCGAAGGGGCACACCGGCGTGCTCACCGAGGCGATGCGGCGCATCCGCGAGGACCTCGCCACGCGCCCCGCCGGCACCCGGTCCATCGTGCTCGCGCACGCCTTCGTCAGCGGCGCCGCGCCCAGCGAATCCGAGCGCACCATCGCCGTCGGCGGGGTGGAGGACGTCGACGGCGCGGTGTTCGACGGCGTGGACTACGTCGCGCTCGGCCACCTGCACGGCCCGCAGGTGCTCGCCGACCACCTGCGGTACTCCGGCAGTCCGCTCGCGTACTCGTTTTCCGAAACACAGCAACGGAAATCGGTGTGGCTGGTGGAGTTCGACGCGGCCGGTCTCGCCGAGGTCCGGCGGCACGAGCTGCCCGTGCCGCGCAAGCTGGCGACCCTGCGCGGCAAGCTCGAAGAACTGCTCGAATCGCCTGAGCACACCGAAATCGAGGAGTGCTACCTGTCGGTGACCCTCACCGACGAAGTTCGCCCGATCGACGCGATGCGCAAGCTGCGCGCCAGGTTCGCTTACGCGGTGCACCTGGAATGGGAGCCGGAAGGCGGTCGCGCCACCGGTGAACTCAAGTACTCCGAAGCCATTCGCGGCCGCTCCGACCTGGAGATCGCGTCGACCTTCGTGGCGGACTGCCGCGGTGCCGCGCCCAACGAGTCCGAGCGCGCGCTGCTGACCCGCGCGCTGGAGGAAGCGGGCAAGCTCGAGGCGGTGGGCCCGGAACTATGA
- a CDS encoding DNA recombination protein RmuC, which yields MTTVITTAAVAVALVLAIGIALVWRLYTDSVRRADAAVRQIDAERKRVDAQQAALRRYEVAFASISGRGELGEQVLAETAKALGLREGLHFTLQTDLAGGGAAKPDMVLRVGGDRTVPVDAKASMACWAEAVETDDPAERLDALRVHVRNLRSRAAELSGKGYARWADAIYGTIMFVPSDAAVVAALDTDPELLRWLLDRRVFICGPTGFAVLASSALFAVTETALAEDVELVREAAASAHRAAGGAIDALNLSSTHLQRFISARRRELEALEGFRAAVTPLTEASASPAPVPAIRRGEELA from the coding sequence GTGACCACGGTGATCACCACGGCGGCGGTGGCCGTCGCGCTGGTGCTCGCGATCGGGATCGCCCTGGTCTGGCGGCTCTACACGGACAGCGTGCGGCGGGCGGACGCGGCGGTCCGGCAGATCGACGCCGAGCGCAAGCGGGTGGACGCGCAGCAGGCCGCGCTGCGCCGGTACGAGGTCGCGTTCGCCTCGATCAGCGGGCGCGGGGAACTGGGCGAGCAGGTGCTCGCGGAGACGGCGAAGGCGCTGGGCCTGCGGGAAGGGCTGCACTTCACGCTGCAGACCGACCTGGCGGGTGGGGGCGCGGCGAAGCCAGACATGGTGCTGCGGGTCGGTGGTGACCGCACGGTGCCGGTGGACGCCAAGGCGAGCATGGCGTGCTGGGCCGAAGCGGTGGAAACGGACGATCCGGCCGAACGGCTCGACGCGCTGCGGGTACACGTGCGGAACCTGCGCTCCCGCGCGGCGGAGCTGTCGGGGAAGGGTTACGCCCGCTGGGCGGACGCGATCTACGGCACGATCATGTTCGTCCCGTCGGACGCGGCGGTGGTGGCGGCGCTGGACACCGATCCGGAGTTGCTGCGGTGGCTGCTGGACAGGCGAGTGTTCATCTGCGGGCCGACGGGGTTCGCGGTGCTGGCTTCGTCGGCTTTGTTCGCGGTCACGGAGACGGCCCTGGCCGAGGACGTGGAACTGGTACGGGAGGCCGCCGCCTCCGCACACCGAGCCGCCGGCGGCGCGATCGACGCGCTGAACCTGTCAAGCACGCACCTACAACGCTTCATCTCCGCCCGACGACGCGAATTGGAGGCACTGGAGGGCTTCCGGGCGGCCGTCACGCCGTTGACAGAGGCCTCCGCAAGCCCGGCGCCGGTACCGGCCATCCGGCGCGGAGAGGAGCTCGCCTAG
- a CDS encoding DUF6542 domain-containing protein produces MTAIRDRQSDPDADDLSVPWDELPVVGTRRGLPWWGAVLLGFGLAAVGAVASLQITDNLELIFQGAYFVGAVGAVAAVQRRSLFGPMVQPPLILAVTVPAALLFSGTPAGGDTFSTALAIATPLINGFPTMAITTGAALALGFFRIYRERDPDPPMKPMKKDPRPAEAARPPAKARPRTDEDAPPRRPAARDADRARGRDPERGRGRDLGRDRDLDRGRDRDPDRARDRDPGRVRGREPIRERDRDLPPRRPSGSGGAVRRRPPEDTPRRREPLDREPRKRTPPPGDKPVRRTPPPPRTGEPPRDRSGRPPGRRTPPPRSRPWDDNNRD; encoded by the coding sequence GTGACCGCCATACGCGATCGGCAGAGCGATCCCGACGCCGACGACCTCTCCGTACCCTGGGACGAGCTTCCCGTCGTGGGTACGCGGCGAGGCCTGCCCTGGTGGGGCGCGGTGCTGCTGGGCTTCGGCCTGGCCGCGGTCGGCGCGGTGGCCAGCCTGCAGATCACCGACAACCTGGAACTGATCTTCCAGGGCGCCTACTTCGTCGGCGCGGTCGGCGCGGTCGCCGCGGTGCAGCGGCGCAGCCTGTTCGGGCCGATGGTGCAGCCGCCGCTGATCCTGGCCGTCACCGTGCCCGCCGCGCTGCTGTTCTCCGGCACGCCCGCCGGCGGGGACACCTTTTCCACCGCGCTGGCGATCGCGACGCCGCTGATCAACGGCTTCCCGACGATGGCCATCACCACCGGCGCCGCGCTGGCGCTCGGCTTCTTCCGGATCTACCGCGAGCGCGACCCGGACCCGCCGATGAAGCCGATGAAGAAGGACCCGCGGCCCGCCGAAGCCGCGCGGCCGCCCGCGAAGGCGCGCCCGCGCACCGACGAGGACGCCCCGCCGCGCCGACCGGCCGCCCGTGACGCGGACCGCGCACGAGGCCGTGACCCGGAACGCGGCCGTGGGCGCGACCTGGGCCGGGATCGGGACCTGGACCGCGGACGCGACCGGGACCCGGATCGGGCCCGTGATCGGGATCCGGGCCGCGTGCGTGGCCGGGAACCGATCCGTGAGCGCGACCGGGACCTGCCGCCGCGCCGCCCGTCTGGCTCCGGAGGTGCCGTCCGGCGCCGCCCGCCCGAAGACACACCGCGCCGCCGGGAACCACTCGACCGTGAACCCCGAAAGCGCACGCCGCCGCCAGGTGACAAGCCCGTGCGCCGCACGCCGCCGCCCCCGCGCACCGGCGAGCCACCACGCGACCGCTCCGGCCGCCCACCCGGCCGTCGCACCCCGCCGCCCCGCTCCCGCCCCTGGGACGACAACAACCGCGACTGA
- a CDS encoding aldo/keto reductase produces MEYRQLGRSGLRVSALTMGTMTFGGGGVFANVGNTDVDGARRQVDRCLDAGVNLVDTANVYSTGVSEEIVGKVLAGRRDRVLISTKVRMGMGDGPNDAGLSRHHILAQADASLRRLGTDHIDVYHVHEWDGQTPLEETLEALDTLVRSGKVRYLGVSNYSGWQLMKALAVADARGYQRFVSNQIYYSLESRDAEYELVPLSVDQGLGIMVWSPLAGGLLSGKYRRGSSASEGRHLSSWDEPPVRNESRLYDTVDRLVEIASGHGVSPAQVALAYLLTRPAVSTLVIGARTESQLADNLGAVSLRLSADEVSTLDAVSAPELIYPHWHQAKTAADRLGVADAALHGSR; encoded by the coding sequence ATGGAATATCGTCAGCTCGGCCGGTCCGGCCTGCGGGTCTCGGCGCTGACCATGGGCACGATGACCTTCGGCGGCGGTGGCGTGTTCGCGAACGTCGGGAACACCGATGTGGACGGTGCGCGGCGGCAGGTGGACCGGTGCCTCGACGCCGGGGTGAACCTGGTGGACACGGCCAACGTGTACTCGACCGGGGTGTCGGAGGAGATCGTCGGCAAGGTGCTTGCCGGGCGCCGGGACAGGGTGCTGATCTCGACGAAGGTCCGGATGGGCATGGGCGACGGCCCCAACGACGCCGGGCTCTCGCGCCACCACATCCTGGCGCAGGCCGACGCCAGCCTGCGGCGGCTCGGGACCGACCACATCGACGTCTACCACGTGCACGAGTGGGACGGGCAGACGCCGCTGGAGGAGACGCTCGAGGCGCTGGACACCCTGGTGCGGTCGGGAAAGGTGCGGTACCTGGGGGTGTCGAACTATTCGGGGTGGCAGCTGATGAAGGCGCTGGCGGTCGCGGACGCGCGCGGGTACCAGCGGTTCGTGAGCAACCAGATCTACTACTCGCTGGAAAGCCGGGACGCGGAGTACGAGCTGGTGCCGTTGTCGGTGGACCAGGGGCTGGGGATCATGGTGTGGAGCCCGCTGGCCGGTGGGTTGCTGTCGGGGAAGTACCGGCGGGGTTCGTCGGCTTCGGAGGGTCGGCACCTGAGTTCTTGGGACGAGCCGCCGGTGCGGAACGAGTCACGCCTGTACGACACGGTGGACCGGCTGGTGGAAATCGCTTCCGGGCACGGGGTTTCGCCCGCGCAGGTGGCACTGGCGTACCTGCTGACGCGGCCCGCGGTGAGCACGCTGGTGATCGGGGCGCGGACGGAATCGCAACTGGCGGACAATCTTGGCGCGGTTTCGCTGCGGTTGTCGGCGGATGAAGTGTCTACTTTGGACGCGGTGAGCGCGCCGGAGCTGATCTATCCGCACTGGCACCAGGCGAAGACCGCCGCCGACCGGCTGGGGGTCGCGGACGCCGCCCTGCATGGTTCGCGATAG
- a CDS encoding 4-hydroxy-3-methylbut-2-enyl diphosphate reductase encodes MSSPTPGTEPAEIAPIKPREGKRVLLAKPRGYCAGVDRAVIAVEKALELHGPPVYVRKEIVHNRHVVETLRERGAIFVDETDEVPEGALVVFSAHGVSPAVHAEAAERNLRTIDATCPLVTKVHKEVNRFAKSDYDILLIGHEGHEEVEGTAGEAPEHVQLVDTAEDVDRVTVRDPSKVIWLSQTTLSVDETMERVDQLRERFPEIADPPSDDICYATTNRQVAVKALAPECDLVIVVGSTNSSNSKRLVEVALKAGAKDAHLVDFAHEVDESWLDGVTTVGVTSGASVPDSLVMNLLDWLAERGYGDVDEVTTANEKITFSLPKELRSTVR; translated from the coding sequence ATGAGCTCACCGACTCCTGGTACCGAGCCCGCCGAAATCGCCCCGATCAAGCCGCGCGAGGGCAAGCGAGTGCTGCTCGCGAAGCCGCGCGGTTACTGCGCCGGGGTCGACCGCGCGGTGATCGCGGTGGAGAAGGCGCTGGAGCTGCACGGGCCGCCGGTGTACGTCCGCAAGGAGATCGTGCACAACCGGCACGTGGTCGAGACGCTGCGCGAGCGCGGCGCCATCTTCGTCGACGAGACGGACGAGGTGCCCGAAGGCGCGCTCGTGGTCTTCTCCGCACACGGCGTTTCGCCCGCGGTGCACGCCGAGGCCGCCGAGCGCAACCTGCGCACCATCGACGCCACCTGCCCGCTGGTGACCAAGGTGCACAAGGAGGTCAACCGGTTCGCCAAGAGCGACTACGACATCCTGCTCATCGGCCACGAGGGGCACGAAGAGGTCGAGGGCACCGCGGGTGAGGCGCCCGAGCACGTCCAGCTGGTGGACACCGCCGAGGACGTGGACAGGGTGACCGTGCGCGACCCGTCGAAGGTGATCTGGCTGTCCCAGACCACGCTGAGCGTGGACGAGACGATGGAGCGGGTGGACCAGCTGCGCGAGCGGTTCCCCGAGATCGCCGACCCGCCGAGCGACGACATCTGTTACGCCACCACGAACCGGCAGGTCGCGGTGAAGGCGCTGGCGCCGGAGTGCGACCTGGTGATCGTGGTCGGCTCGACCAACTCGTCGAACTCGAAGCGGCTGGTCGAGGTGGCGCTGAAGGCCGGGGCGAAGGACGCGCACCTGGTCGACTTCGCGCACGAAGTGGACGAGTCCTGGCTGGACGGCGTGACCACGGTCGGCGTGACCAGTGGCGCGTCCGTGCCCGACAGCCTGGTGATGAACCTGCTGGACTGGCTCGCCGAGCGCGGTTACGGCGACGTCGACGAGGTCACCACGGCCAACGAGAAGATCACCTTCTCGCTGCCGAAGGAGCTGCGCAGCACCGTGCGCTGA
- a CDS encoding lipid droplet-associated protein, translated as MKPLPLPLRVAAGLAVTTVERARELPRQLTGLPVTVASQVLQFSMRVQQHVTELAIKGDDVLSTLRPVEESPSWATFDEDLPDEPSRNGHRQDTGRDTSRDQAEDQAEDPWAAEEQAIAEEEEAVEAKEAAPAGVAGYDELTLPQLRARLRKFSAAEVEELLAYERDHQNRASFTGMLARRLGNLQQPGEGGR; from the coding sequence ATGAAGCCACTCCCGCTCCCGCTGCGCGTCGCGGCGGGCCTCGCGGTGACGACCGTCGAGCGGGCTCGCGAACTGCCCCGGCAGCTCACCGGCCTCCCGGTCACCGTCGCCAGCCAGGTACTCCAGTTCTCCATGCGCGTCCAGCAGCACGTCACCGAGCTGGCGATCAAGGGGGACGACGTGCTGTCCACCCTGCGCCCGGTCGAGGAGTCACCCAGCTGGGCGACCTTCGACGAGGACCTGCCGGACGAGCCGTCCCGCAACGGGCACCGCCAGGACACCGGCCGTGACACCAGTCGTGACCAGGCCGAAGACCAGGCCGAGGACCCGTGGGCCGCCGAAGAGCAGGCCATCGCCGAAGAAGAGGAAGCCGTCGAAGCGAAGGAGGCGGCCCCGGCCGGGGTCGCCGGGTACGACGAGCTGACGCTGCCGCAGCTGCGCGCGCGGCTGCGGAAGTTCTCCGCCGCGGAGGTCGAGGAACTGCTCGCCTACGAGCGCGACCACCAGAACCGGGCCTCGTTCACCGGCATGCTGGCCCGGCGCCTCGGCAACCTCCAGCAGCCCGGCGAAGGCGGCCGATGA
- the xseA gene encoding exodeoxyribonuclease VII large subunit: MSETAAREVSTAENPWPVRTVARKIGDWIHRLGAVWVEGQVTQISARPGTGTAFLTLRDPAADVSMSVTCPMSLLRSLEPPPREGASVLVNARPAYFFGRGTLSLRASEIRMVGIGELLARIERLRRLLAAEGLFATERKRRLPFLPKGIGLITGRASAAERDVLVNAHARWPAARFRVINTAVQGALAVPEILDALSILERDKNVEVIVIARGGGSVEDLLPFSDEALCRAVSAARKPVISAIGHEPDTPLLDHVADVRCSTPTDAGKRVVPDVREESERVRQMRDRGRRALHGWVDTQRRLLDQLRSRPALADPLGPIDRRADEVEVQRQRGRREILSTLTREQTALTAARARLTALGPAATLERGYAVVQFSDAEGNLGVLRSVSEVSEGTEVRIRVGDGAVRAVVTAGSDRAEEG; the protein is encoded by the coding sequence ATGAGCGAAACCGCGGCTCGCGAGGTCTCGACCGCGGAGAACCCCTGGCCGGTGCGCACGGTGGCGCGCAAGATCGGCGACTGGATCCACCGCCTCGGCGCGGTCTGGGTGGAGGGCCAGGTCACCCAGATCTCCGCGCGGCCGGGCACCGGCACGGCCTTCCTCACGCTGCGTGACCCGGCTGCCGACGTGTCGATGTCGGTGACCTGCCCGATGAGCCTGCTCCGCTCGCTCGAACCGCCGCCACGCGAAGGCGCCAGCGTGCTGGTCAACGCGCGGCCCGCGTACTTCTTCGGCCGCGGCACGCTGAGCCTCCGGGCCAGCGAGATCCGGATGGTCGGCATCGGCGAGCTGCTGGCCAGGATCGAGCGCCTGCGCCGGCTGCTCGCGGCCGAAGGCCTGTTCGCCACCGAGCGCAAGCGGCGGCTGCCGTTCCTGCCGAAGGGCATCGGCCTGATCACCGGGCGCGCGTCGGCGGCCGAACGCGACGTGCTGGTCAACGCGCACGCCCGCTGGCCCGCCGCGCGGTTCCGCGTGATCAACACGGCCGTGCAGGGCGCGCTCGCGGTGCCGGAAATCCTCGATGCACTGTCCATTTTGGAGCGTGACAAGAACGTCGAGGTGATCGTGATCGCGCGTGGCGGCGGCAGCGTGGAGGACCTGCTGCCGTTCTCGGACGAGGCGCTGTGCCGCGCGGTCTCGGCCGCGCGCAAGCCGGTGATCAGCGCGATCGGCCACGAGCCGGACACCCCGCTGCTCGACCACGTCGCCGACGTCCGCTGCTCCACGCCCACCGACGCGGGCAAGCGCGTGGTGCCGGACGTGCGCGAGGAGAGCGAGCGCGTGCGGCAGATGCGCGACCGCGGCCGCCGCGCGCTGCACGGCTGGGTGGACACCCAGCGCCGCCTGCTCGACCAGCTCCGCAGCCGTCCCGCGCTGGCCGACCCGCTCGGCCCGATCGACCGGCGCGCCGACGAGGTCGAGGTCCAGCGCCAGCGCGGCCGCCGCGAGATCCTCTCCACGCTGACCAGGGAGCAGACCGCGCTGACCGCGGCGCGTGCCCGGTTGACCGCGCTCGGTCCGGCGGCGACCCTGGAACGTGGTTACGCGGTGGTGCAGTTTTCGGATGCGGAGGGCAACCTCGGAGTACTCCGATCGGTCTCTGAAGTGTCGGAGGGAACCGAGGTCCGGATCCGGGTCGGCGACGGCGCGGTGCGCGCGGTCGTGACCGCCGGCTCCGACCGCGCAGAGGAGGGGTGA
- a CDS encoding exodeoxyribonuclease VII small subunit, with protein MTEELGYEQARDQLVEVVRDLEAGGLSLEQSLALWEKGEKLARVCERHLDGARERVEAALASVEDTAEEGNAG; from the coding sequence GTGACCGAAGAACTCGGCTACGAGCAAGCACGCGACCAGCTGGTCGAAGTGGTGCGCGACCTGGAGGCAGGCGGGCTGTCCCTGGAGCAGTCGCTGGCGCTGTGGGAGAAGGGCGAGAAGCTCGCCAGGGTCTGCGAACGCCACCTCGACGGGGCACGCGAACGGGTGGAGGCCGCGCTGGCCTCGGTGGAGGACACCGCCGAAGAGGGCAACGCTGGGTGA
- the glpX gene encoding class II fructose-bisphosphatase, translated as MSNPSQPEAIRRGEAPDRNLAMELVRVTEAAAMAAGRWVGKGDKNGGDGAAVDAMRQLVGTVSMRGVVVIGEGEKDEAPMLYNGEEVGNGDGPHCDVAVDPIDGTTLMAKGMPNALAVLAVAERGAMFDPSAVFYMEKLAVGPEAAGLVDLSAPVAENIRRVAQAKNSGVSDVTVCILDRPRHEQLVKEVREAGARIRFISDGDVAGAIAVARPNTGVDMLLGIGGTPEGIIAASALKCIGGELQGRLWPKDDEEREKAIGAGHDLDRVLSTDDLVRGDNVFFCATGVTDGDLLRGVHYRAGGATTQSIVMRSKSGTVRMIDGYHRLTKLRSYSSVNFDGHLDDVDDELDVVPPLP; from the coding sequence ATGTCCAACCCCAGCCAGCCCGAAGCCATCCGCCGCGGGGAGGCGCCCGATCGCAACCTGGCCATGGAACTGGTCCGGGTGACCGAAGCCGCCGCGATGGCGGCAGGCCGGTGGGTCGGCAAGGGCGACAAGAACGGCGGCGACGGCGCGGCGGTGGACGCCATGCGCCAGCTGGTCGGCACGGTGTCCATGCGCGGGGTGGTGGTCATCGGCGAGGGCGAGAAGGACGAAGCCCCGATGCTCTACAACGGCGAAGAGGTGGGCAACGGCGACGGCCCGCACTGCGACGTCGCGGTGGACCCGATCGACGGCACCACGCTGATGGCCAAGGGCATGCCGAACGCGCTCGCGGTGCTCGCGGTCGCCGAGCGCGGCGCCATGTTCGACCCGTCCGCGGTGTTCTACATGGAGAAGCTGGCGGTCGGGCCGGAAGCCGCCGGGCTGGTCGACCTGTCCGCGCCGGTCGCGGAGAACATCCGTCGCGTGGCGCAGGCGAAGAACAGCGGCGTGTCCGACGTGACGGTGTGCATCCTGGACCGCCCGCGCCACGAGCAGCTGGTCAAGGAGGTGCGCGAGGCGGGTGCCCGGATCCGGTTCATTTCGGACGGTGACGTGGCCGGCGCGATCGCCGTCGCGCGGCCGAACACCGGCGTGGACATGCTGCTCGGCATCGGCGGCACCCCGGAGGGCATCATCGCGGCGAGCGCGCTCAAGTGCATCGGCGGTGAGCTGCAGGGCAGGCTGTGGCCGAAGGACGACGAGGAGCGCGAGAAGGCCATCGGCGCCGGGCACGACCTGGACCGCGTGCTCTCCACCGACGACCTGGTGCGCGGCGACAACGTGTTCTTCTGCGCCACCGGCGTCACCGACGGCGACCTGCTGCGCGGGGTGCACTACCGGGCCGGTGGCGCGACCACGCAGTCGATCGTGATGCGGTCGAAGTCCGGCACGGTCCGGATGATCGACGGTTACCACCGGCTGACCAAGCTGCGATCGTATTCCTCGGTGAACTTCGACGGTCACCTCGACGACGTGGACGACGAGCTCGACGTGGTGCCACCGCTGCCGTGA
- a CDS encoding S1 family peptidase, translating to MIKRLAVCLAALLLAATPVSAVEPFIVGGVAADQEYPFIVSLQSSTGKHNCGASLVAPDQVVTAAHCVQGRNPDMIKVRVGSNDHTQGGEELRVTGLVVHPEYNPDGARGDIAMVRLEKAAAAEPIPLGASAAPGTSTRLLGWGQTCPKQGCGDKPTMLQQLDTSVVTPEECAGVPFDGAVELCTDNPGDAAGSCYGDSGGPQLAKVDSKWVLVGVTSRPGNDSDTCGTAPSIYTSTIAYAGWIAEQLAPPAPEPTPPPEPSPEPSPEPSPEPSPEPSPEPSPEPSPEPTPSPTPTP from the coding sequence GTGATCAAGCGTCTCGCCGTCTGCCTGGCCGCACTGCTGCTCGCCGCCACCCCGGTTTCCGCCGTGGAGCCGTTCATCGTCGGCGGGGTGGCGGCCGATCAGGAGTACCCGTTCATCGTCTCGCTGCAGTCGAGCACCGGGAAGCACAACTGCGGTGCCTCGCTGGTCGCGCCGGACCAGGTGGTCACCGCCGCGCACTGCGTGCAGGGCCGCAACCCGGACATGATCAAGGTGCGCGTCGGCAGCAACGACCACACGCAGGGCGGCGAGGAGTTGCGGGTCACCGGGCTGGTGGTGCACCCGGAGTACAACCCGGACGGTGCGCGCGGTGACATCGCCATGGTGCGCCTGGAAAAGGCGGCGGCCGCCGAGCCGATCCCGCTGGGCGCGAGCGCCGCGCCGGGCACGTCGACGCGGCTGCTCGGGTGGGGGCAGACCTGCCCGAAGCAGGGCTGCGGCGACAAGCCGACGATGCTGCAGCAGCTGGACACGTCGGTCGTGACGCCGGAGGAATGCGCCGGCGTGCCGTTCGACGGGGCGGTGGAGCTGTGCACGGACAATCCCGGGGACGCCGCGGGTTCGTGCTACGGGGATTCCGGCGGGCCGCAACTGGCCAAAGTGGACTCGAAGTGGGTGCTGGTCGGGGTGACCAGCAGGCCGGGCAACGATTCCGACACCTGCGGCACGGCGCCGTCGATCTACACCTCGACGATCGCGTACGCGGGCTGGATCGCGGAGCAGCTGGCGCCACCGGCTCCGGAACCCACGCCTCCGCCGGAGCCTTCACCCGAACCTTCGCCGGAACCTTCTCCAGAGCCTTCCCCGGAACCGTCGCCCGAGCCATCGCCGGAACCCTCCCCGGAGCCGACGCCCTCCCCCACACCGACGCCGTAG
- a CDS encoding NAD(P)/FAD-dependent oxidoreductase: protein MSLPDSRVDLAIVGAGPTGLFAAYYAGFRGLSTAVIDSLPEAGGQVTAMYPEKMIYDVAGFPAVRGRDLVNALVEQAAQWKPTYLLGRKAEGLDYLDDGLEVTLDGGDVLRAGAVLITAGIGEFTPRPLPAGDGWLGRGMVHFVPSLRAHEGQDVVVVGGGDSAFDWVLALHPIARSVTLVHRRARFRAVESIVRQARELGVRIITDAEVTELRDNGDGALGEITVEVKGGEKLVLPAQSVIAALGFTADLGPIENWGLEIDHRAISVDSTMATAKPRVYAAGDVAAYPGKVKLIATGFGEAATAVNNIAVALDPDAHLFPGHSSNAE from the coding sequence ATGAGCTTGCCCGATTCGAGGGTGGACCTGGCGATCGTCGGTGCCGGGCCGACCGGACTGTTCGCCGCCTACTACGCCGGTTTCCGCGGGTTGTCCACCGCCGTGATCGACTCGCTGCCCGAGGCGGGCGGCCAGGTCACCGCGATGTACCCGGAGAAGATGATCTACGACGTGGCCGGGTTCCCCGCGGTGCGCGGCCGGGACCTGGTCAACGCGCTGGTCGAGCAGGCAGCGCAGTGGAAGCCGACGTACCTGCTGGGGCGCAAGGCCGAAGGCCTGGACTACCTGGACGACGGGCTGGAGGTCACCCTCGACGGCGGTGACGTGCTGCGGGCGGGCGCGGTGCTGATCACCGCGGGCATCGGCGAGTTCACGCCGCGGCCGCTGCCCGCCGGGGACGGCTGGCTCGGGCGGGGCATGGTCCACTTCGTGCCTTCGCTGCGCGCGCACGAGGGGCAGGACGTGGTGGTGGTCGGCGGCGGTGACTCCGCGTTCGACTGGGTGCTCGCGCTGCACCCGATCGCGCGCAGCGTCACGCTGGTGCACCGGCGCGCGCGGTTCCGGGCGGTGGAGTCGATCGTGCGGCAGGCCAGGGAACTCGGCGTGCGGATCATCACCGACGCCGAGGTGACCGAGCTGCGGGACAACGGCGACGGCGCGCTCGGCGAGATCACCGTCGAGGTGAAGGGCGGGGAGAAGCTGGTGCTGCCCGCGCAGTCGGTGATCGCGGCGCTGGGCTTCACCGCGGACCTCGGGCCGATCGAGAACTGGGGGCTGGAGATCGACCACCGCGCCATCTCCGTCGACTCCACCATGGCCACCGCGAAGCCGCGCGTCTACGCGGCCGGTGACGTGGCGGCGTACCCGGGCAAGGTGAAGCTGATCGCCACCGGGTTCGGGGAGGCGGCCACGGCGGTCAACAACATCGCCGTCGCGCTCGATCCGGACGCGCACCTGTTCCCTGGCCACTCGAGCAACGCCGAGTAG